The Primulina tabacum isolate GXHZ01 chromosome 16, ASM2559414v2, whole genome shotgun sequence genome window below encodes:
- the LOC142529660 gene encoding monothiol glutaredoxin-S10-like: MMTSMAGTILLPIPGIDSISVFPPSSSRVPNHLSNHFARSTATSCRTISRNERPTKFRVVCSASFGSRLEESVRKTIGENPVVVYSKTWCSYSSEVKSLFKRLGVDPLVVELDKLGPQGPQLQKTLERLTGQHTVPNVFIGGKHIGGCTDTVKLHRKGELKPLLSKIYATKSES, encoded by the exons ATGATGACATCAATGGCGGGCACGATTCTCCTGCCGATTCCAGGAATCGATTCCATTTCCGTCTTTCCTCCGTCGTCTTCTCGCGTGCCAAATCACTTGTCAAATCATTTTGCCCGCAGTACCGCTACATCTTGCAGAACCATATCGAGAAATGAGAGGCCGACCAAGTTTCGGGTCGTGTGCTCCGCTTCGTTCGGATCGCGGTTGGAGGAATCAGTGAGGAAGACAATTGGGGAAAACCCAGTTGTGGTTTACTCCAAGACATGGTGCTC GTACTCGTCGGAGGTAAAGTCATTGTTTAAGAGACTAGGTGTGGATCCTCTTGTTGTTGAATTGGACAAATTAG gTCCTCAAGGACCACAACTACAGAAAACTTTAGAAAGGCTTACTGGACAACACACTGTTCCCAATGTATTTATAG GGGGAAAGCATATTGGCGGTTGTACAG ATACTGTCAAGCTACACCGTAAAGGTGAACTCAAGCCTTTGCTATCGAAAATCTATGCCACGAAATCAGAGAGCTAG
- the LOC142528572 gene encoding uncharacterized protein LOC142528572, whose protein sequence is MESLHFVEYCGKTIETTVTNKASVAENWLLNRMRSLELNGGLENRVAGIGFKCFPPLNPADSSIFTRKIATLQLCVDTKCLVLQLPHMDYIPARCFIRNLLANSGVITFVGDEVQKMWHKIMSEYGIEYLRCECKVVDVHFLAKAWFPMSYRGRPTLKALAYGVAGLSMRKSTVGKCYRYGAEWGAKILGEELVQQACVDTYALYEIALTLLKDP, encoded by the coding sequence ATGGAATCTCTTCATTTTGTTGAATACTGTGGCAAAACCATTGAAACCACAGTGACGAACAAGGCCTCAGTAGCCGAAAATTGGCTGCTAAATAGGATGAGGTCTTTGGAGCTAAATGGTGGACTCGAAAACAGAGTTGCTGGCATCGGGTTCAAGTGTTTCCCTCCCCTTAACCCCGCCGACTCGTCGATATTCACCAGGAAAATAGCGACATTGCAACTGTGCGTGGACACCAAATGCCTGGTTCTCCAACTCCCACACATGGATTATATTCCTGCTCGGTGCTTCATCCGGAACTTGCTCGCCAATTCCGGTGTAATTACCTTTGTTGGAGACGAGGTACAGAAGATGTGGCACAAGATAATGAGTGAATATGGAATCGAGTACTTGAGATGCGAGTGTAAAGTGGTTGATGTGCATTTTCTGGCCAAGGCATGGTTCCCGATGAGCTATAGAGGGAGGCCTACCCTGAAAGCTCTGGCATATGGGGTTGCGGGACTGTCCATGAGGAAGAGCACAGTAGGTAAATGTTATCGATATGGTGCCGAATGGGGAGCAAAGATTCTGGGCGAGGAGCTGGTTCAGCAGGCTTGCGTTGACACCTATGCATTGTATGAGATTGCTCTCACTCTGTTGAAAGATCcataa
- the LOC142530215 gene encoding argininosuccinate synthase, chloroplastic-like, with amino-acid sequence MAQLHGISSCSSTNLIFQGPKRGRLYDIFYCPIKLASELEVGVKSSEFNGHAVVQARSNSGFTCGNRAIRAVSTSDKETVVYGGVDGKILRKKLNKVVLAYSGGLDTSVIVPWLRENYGCEVVCFTADVGQGVQELEGLEQKAKVSGACQLVVKDLKEEFVRDFIFPCLRAGAIYERKYLLGTSMARPVIAKAMVDVAKEVGADAVSHGCTGKGNDQVRFELTFFALNPELSVVAPWREWEIKGREDAIEYAIKHNVPVPVTKKSIYSRDRNLWHLSHEGDILEDPAKEPMEDMYMMTVDPKAAPDQPEYVNIGMVEGLPVSINGKKLSPASLLSELNEIGGKHGIGRVDMVENRLVGMKSRGVYETPGGTILFTAARELESLTLDRETMQTKDFLSLKYAELVYAGRWFDPLRESIDAFMTEITKSSSGSVTLKLYKGSVRVTGRESPNSLYRQDISSFESGEIYNQADAAGFIRLYGLPMRVRAMLDKCASNIY; translated from the exons ATGGCTCAGTTACATGGTATTTCTTCGTGTTCTTCTACTAATCTCATATTCCAAGGTCCTAAAAGAG GTCGattgtatgatattttttattgtcCAATAAAGTTGGCTTCTGAATTAGAG GTAGGAGTAAAATCCAGCGAGTTTAATGGTCATGCCGTTGTCCAGGCCAGATCTAACTCTGGTTTCACATGTGGCAATCGTG CTATACGGGCAGTTTCGACTAGTGACAAAGAGACAGTGGTTTATGGTGGTGTGGATGGAAAAATTCTGCGTAAAAAGTTGAACAAAGTCGTCTTGGCATATAGTGGTGGTCTAGATACCTCGGTAATTGTACCTTGGCTTAG GGAAAATTATGGCTGCGAAGTTGTTTGCTTCACTGCAGATGTTGGCCAA GGCGTTCAAGAATTAGAAGGTCTGGAACAAAAGGCCAAGGTTAGTGGAGCGTGTCAACTAGTGGTGAAGGATCTGAAAGAGGAATTTGTGAGAGATTTTATTTTTCCTTGCTTGCGAGCTGGTGCTATCTATGAGAGAAAGTACTTGCTTGGGACTTCAATGGCCCGACCTGTTATTGCTAAG GCCATGGTTGATGTGGCCAAAGAAGTTGGAGCTGATGCTGTTTCTCATGGATGTACAGGGAAAGGAAATGACCAG GTCCGGTTTGAGCTGACTTTCTTTGCTCTGAATCCTGAACTAAGTGTTGTTGCTCCTTGGAGGGAATGGGAAATTAAGGGAAGAGAAGATGCAATTGAATATGCTATAAAGCATAATGTGCCTGTTCCAGTAACAAAGAAATCCATCTACAGCAGAGATAGGAACCTGTGGCACCTCAGCCATGAG GGGGATATCTTGGAAGACCCTGCAAAGGAGCCTATGGAGGACATGTACATGATGACTGTCGACCCAAAAGCGGCCCCGGATCAACCCGA GTATGTGAACATTGGTATGGTTGAGGGTCTCCCTGTTTCGATAAATGGAAAGAAACTGTCTCCTGCATCTCTTCTCTCAGAGCTAAATGAAATTGGCGGGAAGCATGGGATTGGCCGTGTAGATATGGTTGAAAATCGTCTTGTGGGAATGAAGAGCCGTGGGGTGTACGAAACTCCTGGTGGAACAATCCTCTTCACAGCTGCAAGAGAACTCGAGTCTCTGACACTTGATCGTGAAACCATGCAGACGAAGGATTTTCTTTCCCTGAAGTATGCCGAGTTAGTATATGCCGGCAGATGGTTTGATCCACTTCGCGAGTCAATTGATGCTTTCATGACAGAAATCACAAAAAGTAGCAGTGGATCAGTTACTCTCAAGCTTTATAAAGGATCTGTGCGTGTAACTGGTAGGGAAAGTCCCAACAGTCTCTACAGACAAGACATCTCCTCATTCGAGAGTGGGGAAATCTACAATCAAGCTGATGCTGCTGGCTTCATACGGCTCTATGGATTGCCGATGAGGGTCCGTGCTATGCTTGACAAGTGTGCCTCTAATATATATTGA
- the LOC142529657 gene encoding uncharacterized protein LOC142529657 isoform X1, translating into MWQILDWLPNIASESPKVATFSPLVKKKGLQDRRIGSIVLHNERGLKRRRLKRVERVKLCCKSLNIFYFLQGKDIPKTWSHRTFHLKRLTSFRRRQNSVPSMKMKSEEIVLRLSVAHMADSTATTYVGRKILPVTDITQSSAANCDDRRSNGCSNEKANGRKTKAISRMKELLRWATAAAKAEKGGKYIGRKVMHLRNKSLILKTVPDYDPLSDEPPKIDFRWDMESCSTASSDAISTTYSMRINDQKVFASAAASVNSTPLHARDRSCRGNWITADSEFVVLEL; encoded by the exons ATGTGGCAGATTCTTGATTGGCTCCCCAACATTGCCTCAGAGTCTCCCAAAGTGGCAACTTTTAGTCCCCTTGTCAAGAAAAAAGGTCTTCAAG ATAGAAGAATTGGATCGATCGTTTTGCATAACGAGCGAGGGCTTAAACGAAGGCGATTGAAGCGAGTGGAAAGGGTCAAGTTGTGCTGCAAGAGCTTAAACATTTTCTACTTCTTGCAAGGAAAAGATATCCCAAAGACTTGGTCTCACCGTACGTTTCACCTAAAAAGACTCACAAGCTTTCGCAGAAGGCAGAATTCTGTCCCTTCCATGAAGATGAAATCCGAAGAAATTGTGCTACGATTAAGCGTTGCACACATGGCCGATAGTACTGCTACAACTTATGTCGGGAGAAAAATCTTGCCCGTTACAGATATAACTCAATCATCCGCAGCAAATTGTGATGATCGACGCAGCAACGGATGCTCGAATGAAAAGGCGAACGGGAGAAAAACGAAGGCCATTTCGAGGATGAAGGAGTTGCTGAGATGGGCTACTGCTGCTGCCAAGGCTGAAAAGGGAGGAAAATATATTGGTAGAAAG GTGATGCATCTTCGGAACAAATCATTAATCTTAAAGACTGTGCCAGATTATGATCCACTTAGCGACGAGCCCCCAAAGATCGATTTTAGATGGGATATGGAGAGTTGCTCCACTGCTTCTTCTGATGCGATTTCGACGACTTATTCGATGAGAATTAATGATCAAAAAGTATTTGCAAGTGCAGCAGCTTCTGTGAACTCGACTCCTTTACATGCAAGAGATCGCTCTTGTAGAGGAAATTGGATCACCGCAGATTCTGAAT TTGTGGTGCTGGAGTTGTGA
- the LOC142529657 gene encoding uncharacterized protein LOC142529657 isoform X2: MQILDWLPNIASESPKVATFSPLVKKKGLQDRRIGSIVLHNERGLKRRRLKRVERVKLCCKSLNIFYFLQGKDIPKTWSHRTFHLKRLTSFRRRQNSVPSMKMKSEEIVLRLSVAHMADSTATTYVGRKILPVTDITQSSAANCDDRRSNGCSNEKANGRKTKAISRMKELLRWATAAAKAEKGGKYIGRKVMHLRNKSLILKTVPDYDPLSDEPPKIDFRWDMESCSTASSDAISTTYSMRINDQKVFASAAASVNSTPLHARDRSCRGNWITADSEFVVLEL; this comes from the exons ATGCAG ATTCTTGATTGGCTCCCCAACATTGCCTCAGAGTCTCCCAAAGTGGCAACTTTTAGTCCCCTTGTCAAGAAAAAAGGTCTTCAAG ATAGAAGAATTGGATCGATCGTTTTGCATAACGAGCGAGGGCTTAAACGAAGGCGATTGAAGCGAGTGGAAAGGGTCAAGTTGTGCTGCAAGAGCTTAAACATTTTCTACTTCTTGCAAGGAAAAGATATCCCAAAGACTTGGTCTCACCGTACGTTTCACCTAAAAAGACTCACAAGCTTTCGCAGAAGGCAGAATTCTGTCCCTTCCATGAAGATGAAATCCGAAGAAATTGTGCTACGATTAAGCGTTGCACACATGGCCGATAGTACTGCTACAACTTATGTCGGGAGAAAAATCTTGCCCGTTACAGATATAACTCAATCATCCGCAGCAAATTGTGATGATCGACGCAGCAACGGATGCTCGAATGAAAAGGCGAACGGGAGAAAAACGAAGGCCATTTCGAGGATGAAGGAGTTGCTGAGATGGGCTACTGCTGCTGCCAAGGCTGAAAAGGGAGGAAAATATATTGGTAGAAAG GTGATGCATCTTCGGAACAAATCATTAATCTTAAAGACTGTGCCAGATTATGATCCACTTAGCGACGAGCCCCCAAAGATCGATTTTAGATGGGATATGGAGAGTTGCTCCACTGCTTCTTCTGATGCGATTTCGACGACTTATTCGATGAGAATTAATGATCAAAAAGTATTTGCAAGTGCAGCAGCTTCTGTGAACTCGACTCCTTTACATGCAAGAGATCGCTCTTGTAGAGGAAATTGGATCACCGCAGATTCTGAAT TTGTGGTGCTGGAGTTGTGA
- the LOC142529862 gene encoding LOW QUALITY PROTEIN: F-box/kelch-repeat protein At3g24760 (The sequence of the model RefSeq protein was modified relative to this genomic sequence to represent the inferred CDS: deleted 1 base in 1 codon) has protein sequence MKESDPHPCQKTNNSSLYSSPGFDFLGSDLIESILSRLPITSILRAASVCKLWNSTIHSSSFKTLVFDSGLFPSWLFLLGRNNHPLLAFDPESNDSIRFSTETGLSRYSFIASSAFIFSPSPEKFSFRPVFDGRFCQTRPLTFPRCNPLIGVYYEPDFSKQARCIVVGGISLLNQEDCLAVEIFSPDENYWELCQPLNEIFQPGNSAQFLCSSLFKGKFFVYDKYSGFISSFDRKRRSWSNPKTLRPPGTLLSSLISIRSRLVLAGLCSTYNGGLEFIIWNIDERTLEFSEIAIMPRDLLSRLMDHESGQTLWNLKCAGLGRFVYVFIEEFSGKFPVCVWEMSESGNGSWRGIPGFLFPPT, from the exons ATGAAGGAATCTGATCCCCATCCATGTCAGAAAACCAATAATTCCTCGCTATATTCATCACCAGGCTTTGATTTCCTAGGATCAGACCTGATCGAATCAATTCTTTCCCGCCTCCCAATTACCTCCATTCTCCGAGCAGCTTCAGTCTGTAAACTATGGAATTCCACAATCCATTCTTCTTCCTTCAAAACGCTGGTATTCGATTCCGGCTTGTTTCCCAGCTGGCTCTTCCTTTTGGGCCGAAACAACCATCCATTATTGGCTTTTGATCCTGAATCCAACGATTCGATTCGCTTCTCAACAGAAACC GGTTTGTCGAGGTATTCGTTCATTGCGTCCAGTGCTTTTATCTTCTCCCCTAGCcccgaaaaattcagtttcaggcCTGTTTTTGATGGCCGTTTTTGCCAAACGAGGCCTCTCACATTTCCGAGGTGCAACCCCCTGATTGGTGTGTACTATGAACCTGATTTCTCAAAACAAGCCAGGTGCATAGTAGTTGGTGGCATCAGCTTGTTGAATCAAGAGGACTGTTTGGCAGTGGAAATATTCAGTCCCGATGAGAATTATTGGGAACTTTGCCAGCCTTTAAACGAAATCTTCCAGCCTGGAAACTCGGCTCAATTTCTATGCTCATCTCTATTCAAAGGAAAATTCTTTGTCTACGACAAATATTCGGGTTTCATTTCTTCTTTCGACCGGAAAAGACGATCCTGGAGCAATCCAAAAACTCTCAGGCCTCCAGGGACCCTGCTTTCATCCCTGATCTCAATTCGGAGTCGTTTAGTTTTAGCAGGATTATGCAGCACCTATAATGGTggccttgaatttattatctggAATATTGATGAGAGAACCCTGGAATTCAGCGAGATTGCAATCATGCCTCGGGATTTGCTTTCACGTCTGATGGATCATGAATCGGGACAGACATTATGGAACTTGAAATGTGCCGGTTTGGGTCGTTTTGTGTATGTATTTATTGAAGAATTTTCCGGGAAATTCCCAGTCTGTGTTTGGGAGATGAGTGAATCAGGAAATGGCAGCTGGAGAGGGATTCCAG
- the LOC142530217 gene encoding protein LOW PSII ACCUMULATION 1, chloroplastic-like: MAAALRLSTLITARPICNHGNKCLGFSGQFTANVFSPAVASVYFTPCRRSRVICSASNGPSSSEISSTAKIRSEVLSPFRTLRMFFYLAFVASGSLGGFIAITQLIGALANSSRAAEVPEILKGIAIDFGAVSIFGFLYYQENNAKNAQLARLSREENLSNLKLRIDEKKILPLSAFRGIARLVILAGPASFIEESFKLSEPFTESLLERGVLVVPCASDGTLLNFQFQETEETKEIIAKRKRLWQLSPVLATEWATWLDEQKKLANISPESPVYLSLRMDGQVRGSGVGYPPWNAFVVQLPPVKGIWTGLLDGMDGRV; this comes from the exons ATGGCCGCCGCGTTGCGGCTATCCACTCTTATCACTGCACGTCCCATTTGCAATCACGGTAACAAGTGCCTCGGATTTTCTGGCCAGTTCACGGCAAATGTGTTCAGCCCAGCCGTTGCCTCTGTTTACTTCACACCATGCCGTAGAAGTCGAGTCATCTGCTCTGCATCCAACGGACCCTCGTCTTCAGAGATTAG TTCCACAGCTAAAATACGTAGTGAGGTTCTTTCTCCTTTCCGCACTCTTCGAATGTTCTTTTATCTTGCTTTTGTGGCAAGTGGTTCTCTTGGAGGATTTATAGCCATCACTCAACTCATTGGTGCCTTAGCTAATTCATCCAGAGCagctgaggttcctgagatccTCAAGGGTATTGCAATAGATTTTGGTGCTGTATCTATTTTTGGATTTCTTTATTACCAGGAGAATAATGCCAAAAATGCTCAGTTAGCTAGACTTTCGAGGGAGGAGAATCTCTCGAATCTTAAGCTTCGGATAGATGAGAAGAAAATTCTTCCGCTCAGCGCATTTCGGGGAATAGCTCGTCTTGTCATCTTAGCTGGCCCTGCATCTTTCATTGAAGAGTCCTTCAAACTTAGTGAACCTTTCACTGAGTCTCTTCTTGAGAGAGGAGTGCTCGTTGTCCCTTGTGCTTCTGATGGAACTTTGCTTAACTTTCAGTTTCAAGAAACGGAAGAAACAAAGGAAATCATCGCCAAAAGAAAAAGGCTATGGCAGCTGTCTCCTGTTCTTGCCACTGAATGGGCAAC GTGGTTAGATGAGCAAAAGAAACTGGCCAATATCTCCCCTGAATCTCCAGT GTATTTGTCTCTCCGAATGGATGGTCAAGTTCGAGGCAGTGGAGTCGGTTATCCACCGTGGAATGCTTTTGTTGTGCAATTACCACCAGTGAAAGGGATATGGACCGGTCTTCTCGATGGCATGGATGGAAGAGTTTAG